A single window of Candidatus Edwardsbacteria bacterium DNA harbors:
- a CDS encoding efflux RND transporter permease subunit, with translation MILSEFGIKRPITVLMIFIGVTVIGLVSLINLNIDLFPDMSLPIVAVMTEYSGAGPAEVESMVNKPLEAAISMVRNIKNVTSTSKEGSSLLIAQFDWGTDVDAASIDIREKIDLVRDHLPGGVGSPMVVKYDPALMPILVVGISSPRGVSELKQFAEDNIKDKVARLDGVAAVVVQGGMDRQIHVNIDRNRMEGLGISFDQVKMALAAANLNLPGGHLRVGNLDYLIRTPGEYKDIKQVGATVIGNRNGVPISLRDIAEVKDAYAERDSETRIDGVRSVVMVVQKQSGSNTVEVSNRVQKKLAELQKGMPSDIKLSVAFDSSIFIRRSIKSLQSEAVIGAILAILIIMLFLRNWSSTMIIGISIPFSIIATFVMMYFQNMTLNIMTLGGLALGVGRLVDDSIVVLENIYRHREEGHDAREAALQGSSQVAMAVLAATITTIVVFIPIAFVSGIAGVMFKPMSYTVSFSLIASYFVSMMLIPLLSKKFMKVESNDQMDSWLIRNWLNKFNKWLKSLDIVYQNIISWAIRHKKQVIGITLGIVLLTISLIWPLKLVDTEFIPKSDENEFSLSLAMPVGTSFAQTGKIVRQLEDIVREDIPETRVVYSVYGEGEGMRRSMSSTGPNYADMRVKLVNRSERKRGVEEIVEGLRAKFARIPDAKIIINTGGMMSQMMSFGAGGAVQVDIQGYDMETGQKLARQVKEIISGIKGTRDVDISRKEGIPELKVMVDRDKAGSLGLSVYQVAGTVETAFKGNVVSRFRDSKFGKEYDIVVRLQERDRDKLRDLSGLFIMSPLGHPVALSNVARIEKAFGPVDIQRKNQQRIISVTCDVAGRAVGVINQELTQKLKKLTVPEGFTIEVSGSAKDMADSFKSLFYAMLLAIMLVYMVLASQFESLLDPFVIMFSVPLGIIGVIWGLFFTGINFSVIAFIGVIMLVGMVVSNAILLVDYANVLKRQGMELYQAVITSGRTRLRPILMTTLTTIFGMVPMALGIGESGETYAPLAVSVIGGLAASTVLTLVFVPTLYIILEERLKK, from the coding sequence ATGATTTTGTCCGAATTCGGCATCAAACGTCCCATCACGGTGCTGATGATATTCATCGGAGTAACGGTGATCGGCTTGGTGTCCCTGATAAACCTGAATATCGACCTGTTTCCCGATATGTCCCTGCCCATCGTAGCGGTGATGACGGAATACAGCGGGGCCGGCCCGGCCGAGGTGGAGTCGATGGTGAACAAGCCGCTGGAAGCGGCCATCAGCATGGTAAGGAACATCAAGAACGTCACCTCCACCTCAAAGGAGGGATCATCGCTGCTGATCGCCCAGTTCGACTGGGGGACCGACGTCGATGCGGCCTCCATAGACATCAGGGAGAAGATCGATCTGGTGCGGGACCACCTGCCCGGCGGGGTGGGAAGCCCGATGGTGGTGAAATACGATCCGGCCCTGATGCCCATACTGGTGGTGGGGATCTCCAGCCCCCGCGGGGTCTCGGAGCTTAAGCAGTTTGCCGAGGATAATATTAAAGATAAGGTGGCCAGGCTGGATGGCGTGGCGGCGGTGGTGGTTCAGGGGGGCATGGACCGCCAGATCCACGTCAACATCGACCGGAACCGGATGGAGGGTTTGGGCATTTCATTCGACCAGGTCAAAATGGCCCTGGCCGCCGCCAACCTCAATTTGCCGGGGGGGCATTTGCGGGTGGGCAATTTGGATTATCTGATCCGGACCCCGGGCGAATACAAGGATATCAAGCAGGTGGGGGCCACGGTGATCGGCAATCGCAACGGGGTGCCGATATCCTTGAGGGATATCGCCGAGGTCAAGGATGCTTATGCCGAGAGGGACAGCGAGACGAGGATCGACGGGGTTCGGTCGGTGGTGATGGTGGTCCAGAAACAGTCGGGTTCAAATACCGTGGAGGTAAGCAACCGGGTACAGAAAAAACTGGCCGAACTGCAGAAAGGAATGCCCTCGGACATCAAATTGTCGGTGGCCTTCGATTCTTCCATATTCATCAGGCGGTCCATAAAGAGCCTGCAGAGCGAAGCCGTCATCGGGGCCATCCTGGCCATATTGATCATCATGCTGTTCCTGCGGAATTGGAGCAGCACCATGATCATCGGGATCTCCATTCCCTTTTCGATTATTGCCACCTTCGTGATGATGTATTTCCAGAACATGACCCTCAATATCATGACCCTGGGCGGCTTGGCTCTGGGGGTGGGCCGGCTGGTGGACGATTCCATAGTGGTGCTGGAGAACATCTATCGTCATCGTGAGGAGGGGCATGATGCCCGGGAGGCTGCCTTGCAGGGATCATCCCAAGTGGCCATGGCAGTGCTGGCGGCTACCATAACCACCATTGTGGTCTTCATTCCCATAGCGTTCGTCAGCGGCATTGCCGGGGTGATGTTTAAACCGATGAGCTATACGGTGTCATTTTCCCTTATCGCTTCCTATTTCGTTTCCATGATGCTTATTCCACTGCTCAGCAAAAAATTCATGAAGGTGGAAAGCAATGATCAAATGGACAGCTGGCTGATACGGAACTGGCTCAACAAATTCAATAAGTGGCTCAAATCGCTGGATATAGTATACCAGAATATCATCAGTTGGGCGATCCGACATAAAAAGCAGGTGATCGGCATAACCTTAGGCATCGTGCTGCTGACCATTTCCCTGATCTGGCCGCTAAAATTAGTGGATACCGAATTCATCCCTAAAAGCGACGAGAATGAGTTCAGCCTGTCGCTGGCCATGCCGGTGGGGACCTCATTTGCCCAGACCGGAAAGATAGTAAGGCAGTTGGAGGATATAGTCAGGGAGGATATCCCCGAGACCAGGGTGGTCTATTCGGTATACGGCGAGGGCGAAGGCATGAGAAGGTCCATGTCCAGCACCGGGCCCAACTACGCCGACATGCGGGTCAAGCTGGTAAACCGTTCCGAGCGCAAGCGGGGGGTGGAGGAGATCGTCGAAGGCCTCCGGGCTAAATTCGCCAGGATTCCGGATGCCAAGATAATCATCAATACCGGCGGAATGATGTCCCAAATGATGAGTTTCGGAGCCGGAGGAGCGGTGCAGGTTGATATTCAGGGCTATGACATGGAAACCGGGCAGAAACTGGCCCGGCAGGTCAAGGAAATAATTTCCGGCATCAAAGGCACCAGGGATGTGGATATCAGCCGCAAGGAGGGCATTCCGGAGCTTAAGGTAATGGTCGACCGCGACAAGGCCGGCAGCCTGGGGCTTTCGGTATACCAGGTGGCCGGGACGGTGGAGACGGCCTTCAAGGGCAACGTGGTATCCCGGTTCCGGGATAGCAAGTTCGGCAAGGAATACGATATTGTGGTAAGGCTGCAGGAGAGAGATCGTGATAAGCTGCGCGACCTTTCGGGACTTTTCATCATGTCCCCCCTGGGGCATCCGGTGGCCCTGAGCAACGTGGCCCGTATCGAAAAGGCCTTCGGGCCGGTGGACATCCAGCGCAAGAACCAGCAGCGGATCATCAGCGTCACCTGCGATGTGGCTGGCCGGGCAGTGGGCGTCATCAATCAGGAGCTGACCCAAAAGCTCAAAAAGCTGACCGTCCCCGAAGGCTTCACTATCGAGGTCAGCGGCTCGGCCAAGGACATGGCTGACAGCTTCAAAAGCCTGTTCTATGCCATGCTGCTGGCCATAATGCTGGTCTATATGGTGCTGGCCTCCCAGTTCGAATCTTTGCTGGACCCTTTCGTGATAATGTTCTCGGTGCCACTGGGGATAATCGGAGTCATCTGGGGGCTGTTCTTTACCGGGATCAATTTCTCGGTAATCGCCTTTATTGGCGTTATCATGCTGGTGGGGATGGTGGTGTCGAATGCCATCCTGCTGGTGGATTATGCCAATGTATTGAAAAGGCAGGGCATGGAACTGTACCAGGCGGTAATAACCTCGGGCCGGACCAGGCTCCGTCCCATATTAATGACCACCCTGACCACCATTTTCGGGATGGTACCGATGGCTTTGGGCATAGGGGAGAGCGGAGAGACCTATGCCCCCCTGGCCGTATCGGTGATCGGGGGCCTGGCGGCATCCACTGTGCTGACCCTGGTTTTCGTGCCGACCCTGTATATCATCTTGGAGGAAAGGCTGAAGAAATAA